The Aspergillus flavus chromosome 6, complete sequence nucleotide sequence GGCTTCGGGGGCATTATTCACGTCACGATTCGCAGAGTCGGATGATGAGCAGGGAACGAGTCAACAAAAATGGCAAAGTCGATTTGAAGATTCGagcgacgatgaagaacgcGTAGTGAATAATCTCCCTCCCGTTCGCGGCATACCCAGACGTAAAGGCGCTCACGATGGTGACTCAACAGAATTAGAGGATAGTTCTGATAATGAACGGCCTGGCTTAGATTCCAGAGCTACCAAGGCGAAAGAAAGTGACGCCAGACCGGCTCGAAATCCTGCGCTTGCCGCTGTGGCTAAGTCTCGCGGGATGTCCGAGGAAGAAATGGAGGAGTTTCTTCGACAACCCGGTGGTCGCAGAGGTAGTCTGTTTCATCGTTTGAGCATCAGGAAACCTAAAGCACCGTCGGAGCGCCGGACTTCCCGATCTCGCTCAGAAGCTAGGAACGGTTCTCTAGATCCTGAGCAAGTGCGGGAGAACCCTTTACTTGATGGTGCTCGGGGAAACACTGTTACAACGATAACCACAAACAACACTAGgccatcctcctctcccaggCGGCTCAGGAGGGCAATCTCCAGATCTTCAAATGGCGATAGTTGGCCCCTCCGCTCCGATCGCAGGGAGACGAACACAGATGCTCCCCTCTCGGCTCTGCGTTCTTCTGAGCGACCCAAAACGGCGGATGGAGCCTTTCGAAATGGCAGTACGGCGTCAAACGCCGTAGATGCAAGCGCCAAGAAAGCCGATCTGAGTAGTACAAATGCTACAGATGCCATGGACGTGGAATTTGCCTCCGGTCGAAAGAAGCGATTCCCTCGACTCCGGAAGGCCTTCGGCCTACGAAGCTAGACGACATGGTCTGCTTTGTATATGCATCctattcttcttcccatATCTACAGAATATCTGCTTTAATATATGACTTTTCCTCGTTTGTTTATTCACAACATATCTGCCTGCTGTCTCTGGCTAGAGGGTTCCAGGTACAAGGAGTTGGTGGAATAAGGAAACAAAGACTAATGAGATACGGTTCACCTCTATACGCTATCGGTTATCGGGACTGCTCGACACCACAATACTGCTCTAATACTGATATTTGATACCCCTGTTGGAGATAACATTCCTTGGCTAGCAGGCTTGCGGCGGTCGGACGCCAGGAAAAATTTCTTTGAATTGATCTGACTTCATTTGTGAACCTTACATCTATGTATCATTTGTACACTGACACTTTGGGTTCGCTGTTgttaatctataattaatcaATTTCGTGTGATTCTTCTATActattagtttttttttttattttttcaacTCCGTTTCTGGTTGGTGCCGCGTGTGGGGGAAGACTCGGGGcatagaaagagaaggagatgatgacATCTTCAATGCTAATACAATTAAATATTCACATATATTACCATCCCTTTTGCTGAGAATCAGGGTTGATGAAGTCTCATATTCGCCTTACTTTGTAGATGGTCGATTAGTGATTCTTAAACATTACCAGAAAGTGGTCTGTCTTATCCATAATCCCAATATCATCTAATTATCGGCCAGAGCATAAATTTATATCTCATAGACATACTACATAGTTACTATATGCCTCTTCGTAAACAAACATAAATGCAGTATATATCTAAGATACCAAATAATGAATACTATATTCGTTAGACAtacctatatatataatcacACCAGAGAGTGGTTCCAATATCTATGAGACGAAATCACCTAAGCAGTAACCATAGTCATCACTTAAAATCCATGAAAGCGGACGCTAAAATAACCACACCTGCACCAATGAAGGGATAATGCTGTCTTTGTACATAGCATTGACCAAGGTCTTCAATTGACTCTATATTGTGCATACATCCACGTTCTTCATTGGGCAGTTTAGTTGCTCTCTCAACATAAAAAGCATCGGTTGAAAGACAGTTAAAACTCTTTGTCTCACAGTAAACCCTCCACGATGTCTAATTCATTGTAGGCTTGACTGTTTAATTCTTGGCTCTCGAGCTCGTTCTATCAGTTAGGTTTCTTTTACGTTAGGATTACCATTTGTATCTGCATTTTTGTGATacgagaaataaaaagacatACAAATCTTGGtaaaatttatttacttattaCATGGATAGATAAAGGAGGATAATGAGATGCTGTTTTGGTGTTAAGATGGTATATATTCTTGAAGAACAGGTGGGGTCTTGTATAGTAGCTCATTATCTCTGACATAAAGGACAAACACTGAGCTGTGGACGAGGAGATGAGGACCAGTCCATAAACTTCAGTAAATATTTTCTGATGAAGGATTAGTGTATATACAACTCGTGGAATATTGATGCTATGTCACGTATCACCCATCGCGATCATGTACTTCCCTACTTCATCCCTTTCCTGCGTGGCAGGATGTTGATAAGATAGCTTTATCTGTCGTGATACTCTTTGCGCTCACGCAGAGTCCATTCTTCCAGGTGCTTTCCCCCTCATTGTCCAAAACGATGAGCCTGGGTCTTGTACTTGCGGCCTAGGAGAGGACAAAGGTGTTGAGGAAAATATAATCAGCTGTCAGTAACGTATAGGGACATGCTCGTTGATATAGGTAGAGTCTTGGGTCAAAATCGGCCGTGCGTAAGACTCCTTGGGCCGCACACTGAACAGGCACATCATGCTTGTACAGTGATATACTGCACCCGGTACGCAGTGGGCATGCTTTGTTAACCTCTCTTCTGGCGCGGAGGCGAAGGTTATAGCAAAAGGGAAGGATTCGTCGGACTTCCCCAGGCCGAGCAAGAAGCAGTCAAACCATGTCTCTGGTATACAGCATTCGCCGCCGAGCCTGCGACACTCTGCCATGTAGAGCTTTAGCTCTTAGAAACACATGCGGACCATGGGAAAAGCACTCGAGAAGCCCCCAACGTCTTAAAGTGATAGTATAACAAGGAGATGGTCTTGCAAAGACAAAATCGCCAGAGTCACCTCACGCCACTCGAATACCCTCAGCTTTCATTACTCAGCACTCGTCTCTTGCAGCTAGTTAATTGAATACAATGAGGTAGCTGAACACACTCTGGACAGTATCATCGATAGTTTGAGGGGCTGGGTCCCCGAACATCTGGACATGCTGAATACCCCAGACATTGACCCAAGAGCCTGGGCTGAGGTGCCAGCAATGGCTGGCTGAGCGATAAGCGAAATATATTGAGATTGCAAATATGCGGGCCTCGCCTATACTCCTCGTAACTTTATCACCGGCATTTCCGGCACAAATCTCCTGACTTTGGTACAGGTCTTTTTTGGGTCTGCTAGATGGTGACACGAACATTATGCTAGTCACCATTGCGATTTGGCCACGATGGGGCTTTGGTATGAAGGAGACAGGGGCCCATGGCCGGGAGAATTTACTGCAGAATACTCCGCAGAGTCAATTGGTTTGTGGGTTATGCCTGTTCTGGACCAGCATATGTGGAGAATGTTCTCCCATTATAGGGATGCTTGATGCTATTTCCGTACGATCATAGGTTTAACTGATGTATATCACACCGCGGTCAGATTTTGAGGGCCGTTTCATATACAGCACAGCCTGTTGTGTTGGTATACAGCAAGACGTACGTGAAATGCTCAGCTTTGACTGTAGCGAATCCGTGAGCCTTGATCTTGATAGCTCTGGAACTATTTTCCGTGCCGACTATAGGAGTTAAGCTCTGTTCTAGGTACTTCACCCCTTCTAGAACCGTGCAATGATCGTCGCGGGGCTAGAACCTAGTCGGCAAAGGTAATTGTCAAAGATGTCGCTAGCTTGGGGGCAGTAGGTATTGTAGGTACGACGCAGCTGGTGGATCGCCCTTTGAGGAAAGCTGAGTCTTctatatttctctcttccttggGAAATAGCAGATCATCTACCATGGTTCGCTTCGGTTAATAGCGTGTGGGGAACTGCGGTAATTGAGAGACTTAGCATTTTTGGAACTGATACAGCggactgtacggagtactgttCATACTGTACAccatattatcatcatctggTATTTAGGGCTTCAGCTGAGAATCAATAGCACCGAATATCAAAGTTTACTCGGGAGTACATCGCTTGTAGACGAAGGATCAATTATGACCATGGGGAACTTGATCAATTACGGCAAGATTTTCGGGTGTTTCTCCACTCTGATCGATGGGACGATGGACTTTCCCCACATGCACAGCCAGAGGTACAGCCAGCCACCTTAAATTGGTGTCGATGCGGACAAGGCTAGACCTGTGGCTGGCGATTCATGATTCATCGACAGTTGTGGCAAAATATTCCCAGAGAGAAAAGCCAATACACGGGGCCCGTTGGAAAGACAAGGTTCAAGGAAATAGCGAGGCAGGCGTGCGGACCAGCAGCCGTAAATTCAGAGCAATCACGATCGATCTCGGACGCACACTAAGTGGAGCTCAAAGCCGAGGGTAACACGGGCGGCGGAGCAGTACGACTCCAATGGTGAAGTTCCACGAGGAGCTGCACAAGCCGACGGTGGAGTTGGTCTAGATAGATTCGAGCCCAGTTGCAAGAATTGACCTTTCGGACTCTCATAGCTGAACGAGAAGTCGATCACATCTCAACCCGTGAAGAACGAAAGATGATGAGTTTGTGCCGATACCCGCAGGCTTTCAGCGTCGATCACCTGGAGCTCAGTGCCAAGGGATCCAGATGCCCGATTCGCCCCGGAAGAAGTGAAGGTTGCCATGGAGATTAAAAAGTGGGTGCTGGTCAAGGTAATTCGGGTAAGCCTCCATTCAGCCAGCAACAAATTAAATGATGCGCACTAAACCACGTAGAATCCCAGGATTTGGAAGGCTCCCGAACTATAATTGGCGAAGTGCATGTGAAGAGTCTTAGCTGTCCTTtacaaggaaacaaaaacagcGGACCAATGCGACCATGAAGCTCGTAGATAGATAGCGGTGAACTCCGATTGGACTAACTGGAgtaggaaaagaggaaagtggatgaggttggatatatatagtaggAACTTTACTGCTTCTTTAGTTCCTCTGCAGTTAGAGGGGTGTGCTTGATACGAAACATTTCATTAGacaatgtatgtatgtatgggaTGTATTCGCTTCCCAAACGGTAAGATGGAAATGGACCTCGGGAGAAAGGGAGGATGAGCCAATTTTTTCCAGAGatagagaggaagagaaagaacaatTGAATTGATAAGATTGTGAGagcggaagaggaagaggggaggTTGGTCCCTCCCCAACCCTAATCAGGGAAAGCGCCGTAAACAAACGCGTGttgtcaacaacaaccaaaacCGATGGTAATGAGAATACTTAGGAAATGCTGTTATTATTTCTAGCTGAACGATTTCcctgctcctcctcttcttttctatccaTACTTATCCTCTcaacttctctttcccctcctcatcatTCCTCAAAACCCCCCTTAAGCTTATCACGCATTCCTCTCATCAGGAATTCGTCTCCGCTTTTATAGATCTATCCATCGGATCTATAATCGCCTCCTTCACCTCcacttccctttccccacGAGAAAGACTACCCCTTAAAaagtcttttcttgtctaGCCTTTCGTTCGTATCTGTTCGAAAGGCATTCGAGAAAAGACGCCAAAGGACAGCCAATCTGGACTTTGACGCCCGTGTCCCCATCCCCTTCAGTGTCTTCCCGTCGTCGTACCGGAGTGACGCTGTTCCTGAGCCTACTCTTGCACCTGAAAgagtagaggaagaagtcaatctCGATCGTCCTTCGCACGTCGAACGGGAAGACACTCGACCCTCTGCTCCTCTCCCAGATCCCCGTATCTACggaaaggaagagatcgaTCTACGCGCCCAGCGCGACTCTCGTCCTGTTCCGCCCCCTGCCCCCCAGCCTGACCAATACTCGGTTTACACCGAAGACCGGTACCAGCAGCAAGACCGCTTCCAGCAGGAAAAGCCCTATCCCGAGGTCCATCTCGCGCGTGAACGGTATGTTTATTGATTATTGTGCATCTGATCTCAATTTTGGAGCTCGGATCTCCGTGGACTATTGATTTTGTGATAGCGAGCTGCAATTAGCCCCGGTTTTCTCTGATATCAAATGGGAGAACCGGGTCAATTCGCTTGCAATCAGCTCGCTTgtatttttgttttggtcTCTCTTTCCCCGATTACCCTCGGCTCTAGTGTATTTTTCCTCTCGtcttgcttttgttttgttttgtttttttggtACCCTTACAGGTGGGGACCGGGGATTATCCACACCAAGTGGGGAGAGTCAACAAGCGGTGTCACGACATCAAATGGTGGCTTCAGCTGGTCGGGGGCTAAGGCCATTAGTCCCCAAAACTAATTACGTGGcaccaaaacaaaacaaaccaaatcATGGCACAGATcatattcttttttcaaaACACTTTGCCCTCCCCCAGCCTCTCGTCCACAATATAATCACCCAATCACCTCGTCCCCCAACCTCATTCTTTATATCTTGGTCTAACTTCCCTTGCCTTTAGCTATCAAGAGCCTACCTCATACCCTCGCTTCCAAGAGACTCCCAAGGTCTACGATCAGGAGCTTTCCAACCAGCTAGACATCACTGAGCGTGATTATCGTCGTCGTGTCAACCAACAGACCTACGACGTCTATAACACCAACGCTAGCTATCAGCAGTCTAGTGTAGAGTCCTACGAGAACCGTCAACCCGTCTCGTACGACCGTACTCCTGCCCACCCCCAGCTCGACGTCTCGTACGACAAGGCTTATCAAGCTCCCACCCTCGAGACCTACCCCGGCTCTTCTCGCAGCCAACGTCAGGTCTCTGTCGAGCCAGTCAACCCACCTTCTCAAGTCAAGGTTCTTAGCACTACTACTGTAGTTGATCATCCCCCTGCTCGCAAGATGGGATACTACGACGACGACGGTAACTACCACTCCTTCCGTCGTGGTGTGGAACGCGCTGCCGACCGCATCATGCACCCTTTCCATCACCATGACCACCATGGtgaacatcatcatcatcatcatgatcaTGGCCGTCAGGATGTCGCCGTTGCTGACGATCGCGGTCCAGTTTCCCGTGACGGTGCCCACCACGCCGTCCGCGTCGTTGAGCCCCGCAGCAGCGGTCGCAGAAGCGCCGACACCGTGCCCATTCCCTGCAACTTCATTCGCATCGGCGACATCTTGATCCTCCAGGGCCGTCCCTGCCAGGTCATCCGTATCTCCGTGTCGCCCCAGACCGGCCAGCACCGCTACCTCGGTGTCGATCTCTTCACCCGCCAACTGCAGGAGGAGTCCAGCTTCGTCTCCAACCCCTCTCCCTCCGTTGTTGTCCAGACCATGATTGGCCCTGTCTACAAGACCTACCGCATCCTCGACATCCGTGATAACCAGATCGTCGCCATGACCGAGACCGGTGATGTCAAGCAGGGCATCCCAGTTGTTCCTCAGGGCGAACTCTTCAGCAAGATCAAGGCAGCCTTCGAGGACGGACACGGCAGCGTCCGTGCTCTGGTCATCAACGATGGTGGTCGTGAGCTCGTTGTGGACTACAAGGTTATCCAGTCTTCCCGTCTGTAGATCATTTTCCCGCTTTGATCTGGTCGGTTCCCAGTTAAGGTTAGTCTATCCGCAAATCCTTTGGTTTTGTCAGGGGTATTGACGTCACAGTCATCTATCCGAACGATCAATCACGACTGAATGTTCTATGTCTCATGGACGCGGTGGGTGGAAGTGGCTTGTTTTTTTGCAACGTTTTCAATTTGTATGATGGATGGCCTTTGTACCTAGCAACGTAATTTACCGGAATTGGTTGATGTAAATTTTACCTTCTCCATGCGTGTCTTCCGTATTCCTTGCCCTGTTGTAGTTATGCTTGATACATAAGTCATATTACGTAAATACAGCGCTCATTAATCAATCTTCTCAACGCCTCGTAAACAGTCTTCATGCCTTCGTTGGTCGGCGATCACCGCGACCTGTAGGTATAGATGCACAACAGCAACACTTAATTGAGCAAACAGTCTAACTCTAGACATTATAGACTTTCATTGCAATCTTAcaattttattctatatttgcccctccccttctccatctttctAGTGTTATACATACTTCCAAGTGAATGTATCACCATAAATGCTATTGTCACTACCCTTCTCTAGATCACTGGACTACAGCCCCCCTGCGTATTCTCTCCTTAACAACCCAACAAAATATACTTAGAAGATGTCAACATATCCATGCGGGCCAACTAGAGATACCAATTGACAATGCCATATAGACCGTTCAAGGAAAGTCACAAGAGCTAGATCTATTTAAACGGTAATAAATCTATCTGACAAGACCATCTGATGGCTTTATTCTTATGAGGTCAGATATAGTGACGATCTCTCTGATCAAATGCCCTGCATGGTTTAGATCTATATGAACGGTTGATACCTTTATATGCAAACAATTGTTCATGGAGAGGCTTTGTAGGGGAGTCTTGACACTGCTGGAGGGTCACTGGGTCTAGCTATAGATGCAGCTAGTGATAccagtatatatatgtagatTAGATTCTGTGTGAACAGCTATGATCAATGTCGTCTCCTGGATGATGTGGATGGAAAGAAtcttagaatttatatttcaCATAGAAAAAAGTTACAAATATCTCAGTTTCAACACGTCAACGCGTCCATAGAGacataaaaagaaagaaggaaagagcaATGTCCGGTAAAGACCGCAAGCTAGCCAAGCGATGAATGCAACCGACCAACACCAAGAACACCCGTGCTGTAGTGAACCGAGGAATGACTCCGATCAAAATATGAATCCAAGAGAAAAACACCTCACAAAGCTATCTCTCAAGATGAAATGAAAGGAAACGAAACGACTAGACCGTGTAGTAAATGTAAACGTCCTAGAAGCAAGGCGCCGCCGCACccgagaaagaaaccaaatcGATAATCAGTATGAAGTATATCCAAAGTCACTGTGACTGTAACGCCGTTTCCCGTCAAGAGGATCAAAGCAATAATCATATTAAGCAGAGAAATGTACTAATGCCGTAAGTTCCACGTAACGCCGCGACCGGTCCAAGTTTAAAGTGTTGCTCCAGTAGCCGTAATATACATATCCACATGTTGAGAAGAGACGAACAGGGTATCGTACGCATCAAAAAGC carries:
- a CDS encoding woronin body major protein; its protein translation is MGNLINYGKIFGCFSTLIDGTMDFPHMHSQSLSFVSVRKAFEKRRQRTANLDFDARVPIPFSVFPSSYRSDAVPEPTLAPERVEEEVNLDRPSHVEREDTRPSAPLPDPRIYGKEEIDLRAQRDSRPVPPPAPQPDQYSVYTEDRYQQQDRFQQEKPYPEVHLARERYQEPTSYPRFQETPKVYDQELSNQLDITERDYRRRVNQQTYDVYNTNASYQQSSVESYENRQPVSYDRTPAHPQLDVSYDKAYQAPTLETYPGSSRSQRQVSVEPVNPPSQVKVLSTTTVVDHPPARKMGYYDDDVSRDGAHHAVRVVEPRSSGRRSADTVPIPCNFIRIGDILILQGRPCQVIRISVSPQTGQHRYLGVDLFTRQLQEESSFVSNPSPSVVVQTMIGPVYKTYRILDIRDNQIVAMTETGDVKQGIPVVPQGELFSKIKAAFEDGHGSVRALVINDGGRELVVDYKVIQSSRL